AATGCAAACGCAAATGCCAAAAGTGCAATTAATTGGATTCAGTTtagtaaatattgttatatttatataaaaaattcttttgtcgtagaattttttaatgctgctaacaataaataaaataaatttttttttttaatatttgtttgagcttatgtaaacatttattttttgcataaagaATATTCAGGCATTTTCACATTTCGCCTGACTTTGTTCTTTTGTTTTACGCGAGCAAGTCGTCTGTCACACTATACAAACGTCCGCttgatttatatcataaattcaATTGTCGtcgaaactaaaaatataccGCGCCACAACTGCTTTCCTTACAAGCATTTTACCGTATTTTCCACTAAAATCCGTAGCATTcacatgtataaaataattcttattaaccatatatctttaatagaaaaatgaatatcgtatttgctttgaaattttaacagaaaaaaatccagttacgttacaaaaaaaataaaataaaagcaattgaAACCTATTAAAACGCATTTCCTGTTGAaacattagaaaaatttattttaccggtatctataaaaaattgcttttaataaaataattctactgtgaaattgattattacagtacactttattgaatattttctaatcaattttattgcaatttgttTCGGCtgcaatttctattttatatcgaTCTTGCTCGTAAGTTGTAATTGTTATTTAGCGTAAAATGTAGCAGAAATATCAAagatatatctattatttatatcgattcaatttattcaaacGTGAAATGGAATACGAGAAGTGGAAAAGATAGAGGAAACTTACCGCAAGGTAGATCGACTATTCTTACTTTAGTAAAAGATTCAGTCGGAGAATGTAGATTGATCTGGATCGACGAAAAGCCGCCGGCGTTCACCGAGAATCCTTATTTATCTCCTTCCATCGATTGACAAGTTCCGATTTAATACTCAATATCCTGTTATCGTCATACCGGAAGCAAAGCGAGTTAAAGCGCTAACTCATATCATCCGCAAACGGACACATCCTACTTCGTTTCCTACAAATAATTCAAACCTCTCCATCAACTGTCTAATCCGGAAACGGCTGAACTTTCATCAAGAACGACAGCAGACAAGTTAATCCTGaaaaaagatacaattttatgttaGTAATATGTAATCATAATCAATACAGCTCTGCGAAATTGTAtgcattaatatatacttttttacgTGTTCTTATCTTATTAGTgcaatttctgtaaaatttaacTAGTTATCAACTTTACAaaacgattaaatattttatatgctgCATTGATACGTGATAcctaaaatgattaaaataatttcgattttGCCACACATATTTGAAGGAAATAAGATGTTCAATTGCAAACGTTAAAGAGTGTTCTACTGTAGCGATATAATACTTGTGATACCCGTACACTTCGGTCTTTCTTcattcaatcataaaatcttcTCACGGAGGATGAAATCGAATAGTCTGCTAATTCTGAAACCAATAAACTTAAACATGTACTTTTGCAGAAGTAATAGTTCTCTCGGCATTGCTTCGAAACGTTTCATCGATGCGATTACAATGCGTCGATCATGTGCCTACGCTTCCGTCCGATACGGCGatcaaagaaacaaaaaataacaatgctttctaaaaaaagatcATTAACCTTTCCGCCGTGGACGGAACATGAACTCCGTATATTCACGACGGCAGTAATAAAACCGTAATTACATATTTCATGCCATTTAATCGCGTTTTTAAGGATTCTGACAGCAAGACATAtgataatacataatttatttctatacaaTCTATAATACAATTGCAATAGAATTCTATTTTGTactgtaattttgtaattaaaatttaattttttttaaattaacaataagaaCAATATAtacgcaaaaattattaatatttgagtgGTTTATGACTGTTTGCTTTTGCGCAATTTAGATGCAGtatatacataattgtaataaaatttatacaatgtcTTCGTTACGAAAAATGTAACCGACGTTATTATAATGAGATTAAGAAGTACAAATGCGTAGATATCgattaaattcttttccacCCAACTCTGTGATCTCATCGGCGATGCTAAACTCCCATTTGGATGACGGACGGCATATTCGATGCTCCAAATCGCTAAATCTAAAGGCGGCACTGGTCGATCCCGGAATTCACGGGATAGtcgtttcatattttttgtataactgaaaaaacaatattttattattagaaatatgacATAAAATTGTGACACAACTGACAgaactgtaaattttaatttaaaaatacgtgGTTTTAAGATTTAAGATAAacgatttaaatatgtattaaaaatatatatttaaatgtcgtACCTTTCATCATAAAGTACTTTTTCAATTGCACTTAATATGATTTCTGTCGACAAAGTTTTGACGTCCAAGTATACACCCACGCCTTTGGTTACTAATATATCCACATTGCATTTTTGATCCATGAAAAAAGGCATTCCGATTATTGGCACACCTTTCCAGATAGCTTCCTGCGTGCTAAGAAGACCACCATGTGTCcaaattgcttttatatttttgtgagctgaataaaaatatattgcagtaattttttattttcaatgattGTGTGATGCAATCAATATTGGACTTcaattcaaacattttatgcTATTGAGAAACGTACTCAAAACTTTGTCCTGCGGCATCCACTTCACAGTCATCACGTTGTCCGCCATTTGAAATGGTACTTCAATGTCAAGTTTCCAAAGTACTCGTTGTTTTAACTTTGATAACGCCAATGCAACAGTCTTAAGTTTATCCATATCGATTGCTTTCCATTGTACATTTGTCCCCAATGATATCGCGATAGCTCCGTTTTCGGCACCATCAAGAAACTTACGGATGTTCTACAAGataacaagataaaataaatatttggataataatccaaaatatctttgttatcGGAACACATTTACAAAGCAAATTACGCCTAAGTAAAAATCAAGTCCAtgcattatcaaatatatttaaatgaaattcatatgacatattttcttttttcatagaATTATCATTCAAATAtaacgaattaaaaataactttttcacAACATTATGTATAAGTCTATTCAATGCAAACATATACAGGAATAAGAAATTCTGAGCAGAATTTCGTTGAAATTTTGCTTTCTCTGTTTTAtcaataatcttaatatttttacttatttttgaataaaaaaatatttcgtaccTCAGGAATTGTTACAGGCACTTCGCCAGGAATCGGTTGTACTTTTTGAGCATGAATTCCTCCAATTTCCAAGGCGTTCGGCGGCAACGGAATCGCAGATTCGAATGAGGAATGAGTATTGATCAGTACGAtgctaatatttttctctatttcatGCAGTGGTCTAATTTCATGACCTACATATTGTTCAGCCAAGCGTTGTTGATTGGGCAAGTAATAATAGTGTCGAATGAGATCATCCACGACGTAATAAAGAGCATTCCACGTTCTTTGCCAGATACCGGTAGGTTTCGCAATTGCTGCGTGAGTATAAGGTCGTATAGTCGGATAATGGAAATCGCCAATGTAATCCTTGAACCAAGGTGCAGGACCGAATGGAATATAGCCCACTACAGGTGGCCGACCTTTAGCGATCtaaaacgaaaatattgttaatatatgtgaattatatatgtgttaattatatatgtggAATTATAATGTGGGGTCTGTAAGATGTGAACcgattagataaataaaatcatgAGCTTTTATTTTGgtgtttaattaatgaaagcaATAATCGATTACAGAAGAGGTATTTTGATATAAGAATTACGCGCGCCACGTCTACTTATGTTAGTCGTTAttttcgcgtttatttttcGGATTATATTTTCCTCGCTATCATCGCGAGAAAAACAACTATTCGGCTCGATTACTTTCTGTTCAATTGGACCTTGAATTCAATCAATGAATCAATGAATCCgcttactaaaataataacactCGAACATGCATCGAAAGTACAATATATTGATAGCTAACGGAAAACGGCGTTTCTACATATCCGGAAacaaaaatgcagaaaatcaaagtttatttataaattgtttactACCTACCTCCCACAAGCTATATAGACACTGATTCAGCGTTACATCCTGTATTATAACGTCAAATTCGACATTCTTAATCATTTCTTGCAGTTTTTCCGCAGCTTTAGTTTTTATTGCCATTTCACATGAAAGAAATCCCCAATTATATGTAAAGTATGCCGTATAAAGTACACTATACTGTTCCCATTCAGCTGGATTATAATCCACATCTTCGGTGATTTGTTCCATTACTCCTTCAAAaacctgaaaaaaataatctttgttACGCGAAATAAGACAtaagattaaagaataatatctCCGGAAGCACTAACCTTAGAAAAcaatgtttcatataaaaattataaattattcattcaaaAAATGCTATAAGAACAAGCAAAGCGCGGATGTCAAaacgcaaaaattttattatgattcaatacaaaataatgatgCTAATACGAATACCAATCCAAGAACGTTTCCGCTTAATTTTGTACAGATTCTCTACAGTTTTCTATAATTCACTGCCGCACGTgatcattattatcaattgcaatatatattattataatttgaataaagaaaCGAAACCAATATAGAAATCTTTTGGTCCAAATGTTTTGAATCATTTTtctgcattaataataaaaatttttacgccTCGCTTTATAATCCGACATCCGCGCTTTGATTCTTACaactcttttttctttaatttaatttttttataattctttaatacatcttaaatttttaattttttatacatcatTATACATCACTTCATCACTCATGTATCACTTACTCTATATGATTATCactctaattattttatatatttttccaccTCGTAACTTACTTACTGCATAAGTTAAGTTCTGCGCGAGTTGACCTTCAATGTTGGCTTCATGGATGCTCACTACGTGTATATGATGACCTCTGCGAAGCAAACCTTTAACTAGAGTCATCGCCCAAAGATGATGACTGGTTGACATAATAGGTTCTACCAGTAAAATTGATAACGGCTTCGATGCTATCGTCAGTCCGATTAGTACACAAAAAATCAACAATTGCTTTAACAACATCATGTGAAGAAACATTCAACGCGATATCAATCAAACCTCAGCACTTCGTCTTTCAActgaatttcaaaataaaatgacgCTTAATGCACATGTTATCGTTAATTCTCTTAAATTACCTCCACTTGCGCCAATATCACGATAACATCACGATGACGTCGCATAAATGCAGTAGTTCTGCACACTACTGATGCTAAATAACAATTACATAACGACAAAAAATCGCATCAAAAAGTCAATCACTCatgatacatatttatataatacgcACTATCTATTCGTTTTCTCGTACAATATTAGCTAGCTGTCCTCATTAAAAAAGAACATTTGCATGTTATTACAATCATTATAATGAATAGTAATGCGATAATCACTCATAATACATATGCGCAGTAAATATGAACTATATTTTaagtcaatattatattttatatgtaataataatttcatttgtaAATGAGTGAATACGAATACTTAGTGATATTACTTAAACTATATACAGCATTATGATacattagaaaatttttatcttatttttctgCATAAAACTTTTACGGCCGAATGCATAATAAAGTTACACGATAGTAGTAACGTCAATTAACCTAATAAATTtctaagattttatttattttttaaaattattattataattatataatatacaattaaaaatataataagattatttttttttgttactggTTTCACTtctataattcaaattatggTTTAGTTTACATCGATTGTTTTATGCCCATTTCCACCaatgtagattaactttaatctcggttcaacttactcgTCATCTTTTTTCACTtctaagaattaaaaaaagatgaagaataagttgaaccgagattaaagttaatctacgctGGTGGAACTGGGCATTAATCTGAATGATGTAAAGGTAAATTTATAGTATCAATAGAATACCAATAAAGTATGGATAAAATGTCGAGTTAAACTAATTAGTACAAATTTAGCACTAATATACTAATTGGTACGTGTATCAAATGATCGATGTAAATTAAgccaatatattaattaccgATGCTCAGTTACTATTTTCGGAAATCAATCTTTTGAATTACCTTTTATCTTGTGCATAAATATACAGCAATCGATAACTTCAAAAATTCAGATACAAGAAAACGTTTTTATAGACTGACGATAATTAGTCGCTTTCCGCCATCTGCCAGAGTCAATGGAGAAGCAGCACCGATCTGGCTCCATCCGGCCGATAAGAAAGGtcgaaatctttttttatgtaattgcTGCTGATGGAGGTTGGGTTAGTCTAGCAGACGACGGGACGAGTGGCTGTAGCAGACAGCGCATAGCTAGCGTCGTTCGCGGGCGCTCGGTAGCGAGCGTTTGAATCGGGGAGGCGAGAGAGGCACGCAACGTCGTTTTCTCGCGCGAGTGATCCGTATTTGTTGTTTGTCTACCGGCGCCGAAGAGAGCATCAACCGCATCCACCATGGATCCCGAGGCGTTCCTGGACATCGCCAATCAGGTCATCAAGCTGAAAATGTTCCCGTACTTCGACATAGCACACTGCGTACTGTGCACGCTGCACGTCAGGGAAGATCTAGGACCCGGTAAGCTGGCCGTCCGTGGCCATCCGTTTCTAAATTTGTAGCGCTCCCTGCGAGGCCTACGACGACGTCAACTCACGGGGAATAGCTCGCCGCGGCCTCGCTATTCCCGAGACACCGACGACGGCCACGTCCCACGCTTCCGCggtgttttatatttacgatcgtgctttctttttcttttcttctgcCTCTCCCTCTATTCCCCGTCAAATTTTcccgacgcgcgcgcgcgctatgTAATAGCCGGCGCGAGATTTCGCGATTCCACAATTTCTCGTGGAAACGCGGAAAATTCTTTGTCGTTCATTTTTTTGCCTATTCATTCTTCCTATGTTGAGAGATAAAATCAacagatataattatagatacttCATCACGTTTAGAATACTAGACGAATAATTACGATTTGCAAATTGAATATTTCCCGGTGCTTCGTAAAAACGCTAAACAATAATGATCTATCGTATTGCATAATGACGAGATCAAgaacaatttgatatttattatcaatgtttcttcagaaattattttgacgcAAAAGATTAAATCATTGCGATATTGCAATTGCGATGAGAGtttcttaaaatgtttttaataaataatttcataattatattaggcGCATTATTCTTGAACATGAAAATTCTTTCGTTTATGTAATATCTCgcgaatttattatatatattttctatctgattaatattgttatatatactatacatCATGCTATGATCactattgcataatttaaaagttattttaatatctaacgtacataaatgataatgaaaaacataataatgtaAGGAATtgcatgataaaaatatattatttgttatctatttataatttaaagtgttgcattatttatcaatGCATAATTTTTGTCTATATTGTACTATAGTTATATGTaagaattatgtaaaattattaaataattggaaTAGGTaggtcaaaattaaaattaattggaatCGAGCTGATTTTATACCGCTCTTTGGCACAATTATCATAATTCTATCTCAAGGCAATAACACGGACAACCCAGCTGATCTATTTCAGTATGCACCTTGCCAGTTACAGCCAGAACATCCAAAATAAAGGCACTTTCAAAAGAAGCTTCTTCGAACTATTTTTcactaaataatattatttttaattacttacgtaacatttaatttaaattagattattatctatataaggaaattttttttattcaaataaaattataataacttaaaatataaaataaaattttataataatattttgattttaatatttatccaactaatttaatattatgttagcATTGCAATGAACacaatagttatttttttaaagaaattatttcacaatcaGGCTAGCTTTCTAATGCAGTGAAGTGTGAAGGGTATAATTGGAATTTCTTCAACATAatcattttctattatttgcatttgatGCAATGTATCATTATCTTTACCAATAGTAGGAATTCGCGATACCTccaagtttttatataaagaatgtGTTGTACTTGTAAGGTTTCTTGAACTGACCTATTTCAAGCAGCATGTATCTTCAATGTTTCACACCATAATAAAGtgttcatttccatatttataCACATACTTATCATTTTCCAAATATGTTTTGTACACACACTTATATTAAATTCGTATCTTATATCTgaaacatgataaaaatttataataaaactatttcctaaaaatagtatttaacaaataattttgttaaaatctaaattacaatttaatataattttagataattatattttgcagtataaaatatacagggtgtttcataatgtccgtgccaatgCTCGTGTGCGGGTAGAGTGCGAttaactgaatagaaaagtcttttaccgttttgcaatttccgcaataataattgagatgtcaattaaaagggattgacgaataaacgaaaaataacaacgcataaCGAGAGCAGGAGTAATACGTATTGTAATTTTTCGGTGCGATCCtcgttgctgtcacgcctagagtGTACAGCCCATGGTCTAGCCGTGCGCAATGCGTAATTATTCGTCaatctttttgtttaatatctcaattattattgcgaaaattgcaaaacggtaaaagacttttctattcagtttaccgcacacgagcgttggcacgtgacattatgaaacaccttgtatactaatatataaactAGAATagatatgcattaaaaatttgaattttgtacatttaaaatttaaataaaattttccagaAAAATGATGTGAATTATAAAGactgcaataatatttatgtttcatTTAGGTGCACAAGCATTTTCTCGCAAACATCCTTTATCATGTTGGCTGTCTACAATGCTGGTCGTTTTTGCAAGCGGTATGCTATGCAATGGATTATTAGGAGAACCAATTCTTGCACCTCTGAAAAATACACCACAAGTGATAGTCGCAACTATTGTTTGGTCGGTATCAACTGTGTTCTTGTTATAACACTTCATGAAGAatctgttatttatttataatcaccagctttacaaaaattagtcaagattaattacaaaatactaaaaatctcttcgaaagttaaaaaataattatattattaaacaaatgaaATTACTTTCcctattaaaagaaataaatcttataaatatatttttatattatataaattatatttttcaggtATGTGATATTTTACACGCCTTTTGACATTGGTTATAAAGTAGCCAAATTTTTACCAGTAAAAGTTGTGTGCGCTGCTATGAAAGAAATCTATAGGCAAGTAAATATCAGTACTTAACTTTTAgaacatctttttttattctatttttgtaatatgattataaaaaaattagtacaTAAAAGGGggtgtaaaattaatttaaaattttattgcatttaaatcaactgttattttttataggtgTAAAAAGGTATACGACGGAGTAACTCACGCAGGAAAACTTTATCCTAATGCATATCTTATTATGATATTGATTGGAACACTCAAAGGTTGGTCATAAAATGTAGATAGAGTATATATCATTGTTTCCACAATCAAAATACattctgcaaaatataaacttttcaaaaattaatatataataattgtggTATGTTCATGCAGGTAACGGAGCAggatttacaaaattgtttgaGCGTCTCATACGTGGCGTATGGACACCGACTGCGATGGAATTTATGCAACCCAGTTTGTacgtaaaattcaatttccaaaatttcaAATGGTCGAACAGTTTGGATAGTTCAGCTCTCGAAATCGAACGTCAATAGCTTGAATCTTTCGAACGAGTTCAAACTGTTCGATTAGCATATACAACTAATGAATACTTATCTCATTGTGAATCCATATTATGCGTCATTTATAGGTATCTGCTAAATATCGTTGTACACGAACGCTTTTTTGTAAAACGTACAAGTATTTGTACGTTTTACAAAAAAGCGTTCGTATAAAACGATGTTATCAACGATTAATCTAAACGTATaagtatttgcaaattttactaaaatcataacataaaaaaacaatatgtataaaagatattaaaataatatatatttatcatcttTTAACAAACACACGTAATGATaacaaatgataattttgtttcagTCCTACCAAAGCATCCATGGTTGCATCGATTATCTTTGTGTTAGACAAGAAGACTGATCTCATCTCTGCACCACACGCTCTTGTGTACTTTGGCATTGTTATCTTCTTCGTCTATTTCAAGGTAAAATCTATATTCTGCTCTTATTAAATTGTTCTTATCAAATTGATACATTCAACATCGTTGaatgagataataataatgtaatatttttttcagttatcA
The nucleotide sequence above comes from Linepithema humile isolate Giens D197 chromosome 4, Lhum_UNIL_v1.0, whole genome shotgun sequence. Encoded proteins:
- the LOC105672602 gene encoding trimeric intracellular cation channel type 1B.1, encoding MDPEAFLDIANQVIKLKMFPYFDIAHCVLCTLHVREDLGPGAQAFSRKHPLSCWLSTMLVVFASGMLCNGLLGEPILAPLKNTPQVIVATIVWYVIFYTPFDIGYKVAKFLPVKVVCAAMKEIYRCKKVYDGVTHAGKLYPNAYLIMILIGTLKGNGAGFTKLFERLIRGVWTPTAMEFMQPSFPTKASMVASIIFVLDKKTDLISAPHALVYFGIVIFFVYFKLSSILLGIHDPFVPFENLFCALFLGGIWDSLAKLLGRGQAKDEKADAKKTN
- the LOC105672460 gene encoding UDP-glucosyltransferase 2, whose translation is MFLHMMLLKQLLIFCVLIGLTIASKPLSILLVEPIMSTSHHLWAMTLVKGLLRRGHHIHVVSIHEANIEGQLAQNLTYAVFEGVMEQITEDVDYNPAEWEQYSVLYTAYFTYNWGFLSCEMAIKTKAAEKLQEMIKNVEFDVIIQDVTLNQCLYSLWEIAKGRPPVVGYIPFGPAPWFKDYIGDFHYPTIRPYTHAAIAKPTGIWQRTWNALYYVVDDLIRHYYYLPNQQRLAEQYVGHEIRPLHEIEKNISIVLINTHSSFESAIPLPPNALEIGGIHAQKVQPIPGEVPVTIPENIRKFLDGAENGAIAISLGTNVQWKAIDMDKLKTVALALSKLKQRVLWKLDIEVPFQMADNVMTVKWMPQDKVLTHKNIKAIWTHGGLLSTQEAIWKGVPIIGMPFFMDQKCNVDILVTKGVGVYLDVKTLSTEIILSAIEKVLYDESYTKNMKRLSREFRDRPVPPLDLAIWSIEYAVRHPNGSLASPMRSQSWVEKNLIDIYAFVLLNLIIITSVTFFVTKTLYKFYYNYVYTASKLRKSKQS